A single genomic interval of Oceanithermus profundus DSM 14977 harbors:
- a CDS encoding DsrE family protein, whose protein sequence is MELAVVVLAGTETHGDLGRLANALETAAEAADAGADVELVFDGAAVRWVARLEDPDHKHHALWRGLKPRAGACVYCARAFGVLAVVRAAGVKLLNEHRGHPSLYGRLARGAAVLTF, encoded by the coding sequence ATGGAGCTAGCCGTCGTCGTTCTGGCCGGTACCGAAACCCACGGCGACCTGGGGCGCCTGGCGAACGCTTTGGAAACGGCCGCCGAAGCCGCGGACGCGGGGGCGGACGTCGAGCTCGTCTTCGACGGCGCGGCCGTCCGCTGGGTCGCACGGCTCGAGGACCCGGACCACAAGCACCACGCCCTGTGGCGCGGCTTGAAGCCGCGCGCCGGAGCCTGCGTCTACTGCGCCCGCGCCTTCGGGGTGCTCGCGGTCGTGCGCGCGGCGGGGGTAAAACTGCTGAACGAGCACCGCGGCCACCCCAGCCTTTACGGCCGGCTGGCGCGGGGCGCCGCCGTCCTCACGTTTTGA
- a CDS encoding PASTA domain-containing protein, with protein MPERYGPYETVQQERREDFLTVWRARSPSGAEGRLYWFDVRGPEARAVFFRFRKALKALSALGVLPEGLEISAKPGQYYVFWPSCEAPSALPAKGRKVVREVGRILEALRPLGFALPDLDLRLNEDGVRVAALDPLSEHDEAEIERLGGRFLRALPSARPGRGNRAASWVPGLLLAVLGLWLFAAGSARYLNPPEFTIPDLRGQDPRTALEAVKNMGLKVTFTMASEPDRPRDLILEQNPPPGTRVKPGRALELVLNRPKDGRVPPLAGQPLSDAQRTLEEAGYLPGAAATGYSEEPEGTVLASAPPADAPLPQGATVRLLTSDGPAPRKTVLPELTGLNLEEARYLISVAELRLGEVQTLPSPQPEGTVLAQSPPAGVALDVGSPVVVTVAGRGEVLLPEQGFMAPPAPQETPPETPATETETPPPPDLAPGERIVPIRVPLPASGTQAPVHVRLVVADDGGERTPIDTFAQGGSTLEGSVRVKGDARFKLYLDGFLYQEWTSPAP; from the coding sequence ATGCCCGAGCGCTACGGCCCCTACGAAACCGTGCAGCAGGAACGCCGCGAAGACTTCCTCACGGTGTGGCGCGCACGAAGCCCGTCCGGCGCCGAGGGCCGCCTGTACTGGTTCGACGTCCGGGGCCCCGAGGCGCGCGCCGTCTTCTTCCGTTTTCGCAAGGCGCTCAAGGCCCTCTCCGCCCTGGGGGTGCTGCCCGAGGGCCTGGAAATCAGCGCCAAACCCGGGCAGTACTACGTCTTCTGGCCGTCCTGCGAGGCCCCTTCGGCCCTGCCCGCCAAGGGACGCAAGGTCGTGCGTGAGGTGGGCCGAATCCTGGAGGCGCTCAGGCCGCTGGGGTTCGCGCTGCCGGACCTTGATCTGCGTTTGAACGAGGACGGGGTGCGCGTGGCCGCCCTCGACCCTCTGAGCGAGCACGACGAGGCCGAGATCGAGCGCCTCGGCGGGCGCTTTCTGCGGGCCCTGCCCTCGGCGCGGCCGGGGCGCGGGAACCGCGCCGCCTCCTGGGTGCCGGGGCTGCTCCTGGCCGTGCTGGGGCTGTGGCTCTTCGCCGCCGGCAGCGCGCGCTACCTGAACCCTCCCGAGTTCACGATCCCCGACCTGCGCGGCCAGGACCCGCGCACCGCGCTGGAAGCGGTCAAGAACATGGGGCTCAAGGTCACCTTCACCATGGCCAGCGAGCCGGACCGGCCGCGCGATCTGATCCTGGAACAAAACCCGCCTCCGGGGACCCGGGTCAAACCCGGACGCGCCCTCGAGCTCGTCCTCAACCGGCCCAAGGACGGCCGGGTGCCGCCGCTCGCGGGGCAGCCGCTGAGCGACGCGCAACGAACGCTCGAAGAGGCCGGCTACCTGCCCGGGGCCGCGGCCACGGGATACAGCGAGGAGCCCGAAGGCACGGTGCTGGCCAGCGCGCCGCCCGCGGACGCGCCGCTGCCCCAGGGGGCCACGGTGCGCCTCCTCACCTCCGACGGCCCCGCGCCGCGCAAGACCGTGCTGCCCGAGCTCACCGGACTCAACCTGGAAGAGGCGCGCTACCTGATCTCGGTCGCGGAGCTGCGCCTGGGCGAGGTGCAGACCCTGCCCTCCCCGCAGCCCGAGGGCACGGTGCTGGCCCAGTCGCCCCCCGCGGGCGTCGCCCTCGACGTGGGCAGCCCGGTGGTGGTGACCGTGGCCGGGCGGGGCGAGGTGCTGCTCCCCGAGCAGGGATTCATGGCGCCGCCGGCCCCGCAGGAAACGCCCCCCGAGACCCCGGCGACGGAAACCGAAACGCCGCCGCCGCCCGACCTCGCCCCTGGAGAACGCATCGTCCCCATCCGGGTGCCGCTGCCCGCCAGCGGGACCCAGGCCCCCGTGCACGTGCGCCTCGTCGTCGCCGACGACGGCGGCGAACGCACGCCCATCGACACCTTCGCCCAGGGCGGCAGCACCCTCGAGGGCAGCGTCCGGGTGAAGGGCGACGCCCGGTTCAAGCTCTACCTCGACGGCTTCCTCTATCAGGAGTGGACGAGCCCGGCCCCCTGA
- a CDS encoding TRAP transporter small permease subunit: MDFLLSFSRLIDALNEAVGRLVSWLTLLMVVIGVYNAVTRKLSQTIGVDLSSNTYIELQWYMFALVFMWGAAYTLKHNAHVRVDIIYSRLSERGKAWVDVFGTVLFLLPFTAVVLWTAFPIVFESWKIHEMSPDPGGLPRYPIKAALIVAFVLLFLQGLSELIKRIALLTGHQVALASGSEEEPSL; the protein is encoded by the coding sequence GTGGATTTCCTATTAAGCTTTTCCCGCCTTATCGACGCCCTCAACGAGGCCGTGGGCCGCTTGGTGTCCTGGCTGACGCTCCTGATGGTCGTCATCGGCGTGTACAACGCGGTCACGCGAAAACTTTCGCAGACCATCGGCGTGGACCTGAGCTCGAACACCTACATCGAGCTGCAATGGTACATGTTCGCCCTCGTCTTCATGTGGGGCGCGGCCTACACCCTCAAGCACAACGCGCACGTCCGCGTGGACATCATCTATTCCCGCCTGTCGGAACGCGGTAAGGCCTGGGTCGACGTCTTCGGCACCGTGCTCTTCCTGCTGCCCTTCACAGCGGTGGTGCTCTGGACCGCCTTTCCGATCGTCTTCGAGTCCTGGAAGATCCACGAGATGTCGCCCGACCCCGGCGGGCTGCCGCGCTACCCCATCAAGGCGGCGCTGATCGTCGCCTTCGTGTTGCTCTTCCTGCAGGGCCTTAGCGAGCTGATCAAGCGCATCGCCCTGCTCACCGGCCATCAGGTCGCGCTCGCCTCCGGAAGCGAAGAGGAGCCCTCGCTATGA
- a CDS encoding MFS transporter → MRPHTTPWYLSLSAYWFATSFKWFLVLLVLLPARVAELVDPAEKATRLGWLFAVGAVMAFVGPPVFGFLSDRFPSRWGRRMPYLGAGALLTAVGLVWMAYAPSYWSLFVAYIVLQLADDLATGPYSALIPDLVPHERRGTASGWMGALQVSAQIAAGVVGFTVAHLPLLFWITAGLNLVAAAWTLLVIREARGVPGRREGFVESMLAPWKNPDFRWVWGTRFLVMFGQYVVQTYLQYYLADVVRVFTLWGRSVATQAFQAVALLGLVISAGAAVSSVPAGRWSDRVGRKRPIYLAGAVMAFVILPLLLVPRYDVLVFVALLFGLGYGAYTAVDWALATDVLGAPEAHATDMGIWQTSIVLPQILAGSLGGMVDLLNRSQPGSGYTALFLLAAAGFVLGTVLVRQVRSVR, encoded by the coding sequence GTGAGGCCCCATACGACCCCGTGGTACCTGAGCCTTTCGGCCTACTGGTTCGCCACCAGCTTCAAGTGGTTCCTGGTGCTGCTCGTGCTGCTGCCGGCGCGGGTGGCCGAGCTGGTCGACCCGGCCGAAAAGGCCACGCGGCTGGGCTGGCTGTTCGCCGTGGGCGCGGTCATGGCCTTCGTGGGGCCGCCGGTCTTCGGCTTCCTGTCCGACCGCTTCCCCTCCCGCTGGGGTCGCCGCATGCCCTACCTGGGCGCAGGGGCGCTGCTCACCGCCGTGGGGCTGGTCTGGATGGCCTACGCCCCCAGCTACTGGAGCCTCTTCGTCGCCTACATCGTTCTGCAGCTCGCCGACGATCTGGCCACCGGGCCGTACTCGGCGCTGATCCCCGACCTGGTCCCCCACGAGCGCCGCGGCACCGCCTCGGGGTGGATGGGGGCGCTGCAGGTATCGGCGCAGATCGCCGCCGGAGTGGTGGGTTTTACCGTCGCCCACCTGCCCCTGCTCTTCTGGATCACCGCCGGGCTCAACCTCGTCGCCGCGGCCTGGACGTTGCTGGTCATCCGCGAAGCGCGGGGGGTTCCCGGCCGGCGCGAGGGCTTCGTGGAAAGCATGCTGGCGCCCTGGAAGAACCCCGACTTCCGCTGGGTCTGGGGCACGCGCTTCCTGGTGATGTTCGGCCAGTACGTGGTGCAGACCTACCTGCAGTACTACCTGGCCGACGTGGTGCGCGTCTTCACGCTCTGGGGCCGCAGCGTCGCGACCCAGGCCTTCCAGGCGGTGGCGCTCTTGGGGCTGGTCATCTCCGCGGGCGCGGCGGTCAGCTCGGTGCCCGCGGGCCGCTGGTCCGACCGGGTGGGGCGCAAGCGGCCCATCTACCTCGCGGGCGCGGTGATGGCCTTCGTGATCCTCCCCCTGCTGCTGGTCCCGCGCTACGACGTGCTCGTCTTTGTGGCCCTGCTCTTCGGCCTCGGCTACGGCGCCTACACCGCCGTGGACTGGGCCCTGGCCACCGACGTGCTGGGGGCGCCCGAGGCGCACGCGACCGACATGGGGATCTGGCAGACTTCGATCGTCCTCCCCCAAATCCTGGCCGGCTCCCTGGGCGGAATGGTGGACCTGCTCAACCGTTCGCAGCCGGGTTCCGGGTACACCGCGCTGTTCCTGCTGGCCGCGGCGGGGTTCGTGCTGGGCACCGTGCTGGTTCGTCAGGTGCGCAGCGTTCGTTAG
- a CDS encoding DUF4384 domain-containing protein, with protein sequence MKRMLLLLGLSALLSACTITLRPGDVQVGVSVEFGLADVIARFEPDRGQGATYRVGEEVQFVITLRRPGYVSLVAIDPDGRTYEFEHGVYLTAGTHVLPLPSMRRRYVVDYPTGEQRVRAIYTDTRPGSVYFRGVYSTDGFNDRLRLYFKQSYAQVRDVKETYFYIAY encoded by the coding sequence ATGAAAAGGATGCTCTTGCTCTTGGGGCTCAGCGCCCTGCTGTCTGCGTGTACGATCACCCTCCGGCCCGGAGACGTCCAGGTGGGGGTCTCCGTCGAGTTCGGCCTGGCCGACGTGATCGCGCGCTTCGAACCCGACCGCGGTCAGGGCGCCACCTACCGCGTCGGGGAGGAGGTGCAGTTCGTGATCACGCTGCGCCGGCCCGGTTACGTCAGCCTCGTGGCCATCGACCCCGACGGCCGCACCTACGAGTTCGAGCACGGCGTCTACCTTACCGCGGGCACGCACGTGCTGCCCCTGCCCAGCATGCGGCGCCGCTACGTCGTGGACTACCCCACCGGCGAGCAACGGGTGCGGGCGATCTACACCGACACCCGCCCGGGAAGCGTCTACTTCCGCGGCGTGTACAGCACCGACGGGTTCAACGACCGCCTGCGGCTGTACTTCAAACAGAGCTACGCTCAGGTGCGCGACGTGAAGGAAACCTATTTCTACATTGCATACTAA
- a CDS encoding S8 family serine peptidase has protein sequence MKKLFYLAGLLLLLAACSTGVVPPKTGAPGSNDGAPAVDVTKQYVLGQVIVGYRDAADLDTILNALGGSLISDWAPIKAALVALPDGMSVEKALGMLERRGDVRYAVPNRLVKEPEPVSTVNTTGMGVGALADSPYSDPDFDKQWMHRQMNTPDAWGAGITGAGVRIAIHDDFIDHTHPDLQANIAYPGFYGTTGELICPDTPHNGLGTHGTSVAGTAAAVANDIGGRGIAYGASIVPIAIDHPVEGYLTLSGIVNGGLFAIYGPDGLGITVPDGCGDGYSPPPGRPYVDVLNMSWGSGAYDQVIKDLMDWMLSSGIVLVTSAGNTPTTGFAEPAWHPGLITVAATRADGQRTDFSNRGVHLDVAAPGQNIWVPTTRQCILDDPTGASCTGNEDDYTYIAGTSFSSPATAGAVALILEAAGGPGSLDARQVRAILTQTAWDANADTLPGFDEDLGWGIVDAGAAVVKAKTIADGSEPAPAAGANLYVDVVDANTGTPLPMTSVTLVPLDDQGNPLPDRPILPTQTTGTGLFGDGTAMFLQIDPGYYRVMVGGPHKKSGVAPGAAEGIVLVSSGSQGFTVPLNIQLPSDPYEPNDSASTATPVTAGTTYKGIIYNPDTGSDVDFYALTVTAGSEYVLNTESLSGQMDLAITVYASDGTTVIASNDNNQSFTGDAWVSFTASANGTVYIRVEDLNGSSSPFNGYALDIASPVVAESEPNGSASVSGTNISSVDFTNAQGVALGSAVNASISPAGDDDIFMLTLTAGTTLVVDVETVNSGEPDTMLAVYDSAGNQVAFNDDFTGRESRLEFTPSADGTYYVLVTAWDGDAGGSTTGNYVLSLTQLDVP, from the coding sequence CTGCAGCACCGGCGTCGTCCCCCCCAAGACCGGGGCTCCGGGGAGCAACGACGGCGCACCGGCCGTGGACGTGACGAAGCAGTACGTCCTCGGGCAGGTGATCGTCGGCTACCGCGACGCGGCCGACCTCGACACGATCCTCAACGCCCTCGGCGGAAGCCTGATCAGCGACTGGGCCCCGATCAAGGCCGCCCTGGTCGCGCTTCCCGACGGCATGTCGGTGGAGAAGGCGCTTGGCATGCTGGAACGTCGCGGCGACGTGCGCTACGCCGTCCCCAACCGGCTCGTCAAGGAACCCGAGCCGGTGAGCACGGTCAACACGACCGGCATGGGCGTCGGCGCCCTGGCCGACTCGCCGTACTCGGACCCCGACTTCGACAAGCAGTGGATGCACCGGCAGATGAACACTCCGGACGCCTGGGGCGCGGGGATCACCGGCGCCGGCGTGCGCATCGCCATCCACGACGACTTCATCGATCACACCCACCCCGACCTGCAGGCCAACATCGCCTACCCGGGTTTCTACGGCACCACGGGTGAGCTGATCTGCCCCGACACCCCCCACAACGGCTTGGGCACCCACGGCACCAGCGTGGCCGGCACCGCCGCCGCCGTGGCCAACGACATCGGCGGCCGCGGCATCGCCTACGGCGCCAGCATCGTGCCCATCGCCATCGACCACCCGGTCGAGGGGTACCTGACGCTCTCCGGCATCGTGAACGGCGGCCTTTTCGCCATTTACGGGCCCGACGGCCTCGGCATCACCGTGCCCGACGGCTGCGGTGACGGTTACTCCCCGCCGCCTGGCCGTCCCTACGTGGACGTCCTCAACATGTCCTGGGGCAGCGGCGCCTACGACCAGGTGATCAAGGACCTGATGGACTGGATGCTCAGCTCGGGCATCGTCCTGGTCACCTCGGCGGGCAACACCCCCACCACCGGCTTCGCCGAACCCGCCTGGCACCCCGGCCTGATCACCGTCGCCGCCACCCGCGCCGACGGCCAGCGGACCGACTTCTCGAACCGCGGCGTTCACCTCGACGTGGCCGCACCCGGCCAGAACATCTGGGTGCCCACGACCCGCCAGTGCATCCTCGACGACCCCACGGGCGCGAGCTGCACGGGTAACGAGGACGACTACACCTACATCGCCGGCACCTCGTTCTCCAGCCCCGCCACCGCGGGCGCGGTGGCCCTCATCCTCGAAGCCGCGGGCGGTCCCGGCAGCCTCGACGCGCGCCAGGTGCGCGCCATCCTGACCCAGACCGCCTGGGACGCCAACGCCGACACCCTTCCGGGCTTCGACGAGGACCTGGGCTGGGGCATCGTCGACGCCGGCGCGGCCGTGGTCAAGGCAAAGACCATCGCCGACGGCAGCGAGCCCGCCCCCGCCGCGGGCGCGAACCTCTACGTCGACGTCGTCGACGCCAACACCGGCACCCCGTTGCCGATGACGAGCGTGACCCTCGTTCCCCTGGACGACCAGGGCAACCCGCTGCCCGACCGCCCCATCCTGCCCACGCAAACCACGGGCACCGGCCTCTTCGGCGACGGCACCGCGATGTTCCTGCAGATCGACCCCGGCTACTACCGCGTCATGGTGGGCGGTCCGCACAAGAAGAGCGGGGTCGCCCCCGGGGCGGCCGAGGGGATCGTGCTGGTCTCGAGCGGCAGCCAGGGGTTCACCGTCCCGCTGAACATCCAGCTCCCCAGCGACCCCTACGAACCTAACGACAGCGCCTCGACGGCCACTCCGGTAACCGCAGGCACGACCTACAAGGGCATCATCTACAACCCCGATACCGGCAGCGACGTGGACTTCTACGCCCTCACCGTCACCGCGGGTAGCGAGTACGTGCTGAACACCGAGTCGCTCTCGGGCCAGATGGACCTCGCCATCACCGTCTACGCCAGCGACGGCACGACCGTCATCGCCTCCAACGACAACAACCAGTCCTTCACCGGCGACGCGTGGGTCAGCTTCACCGCGTCCGCCAACGGCACCGTCTACATCCGGGTTGAGGACCTGAACGGCTCCTCGAGCCCCTTCAACGGCTACGCCCTCGACATCGCCAGCCCGGTGGTGGCCGAGAGCGAGCCCAACGGTTCGGCGTCCGTGAGCGGCACCAACATCTCCAGCGTCGACTTCACGAACGCCCAGGGCGTGGCGCTCGGCTCGGCGGTGAACGCCTCGATCAGCCCGGCGGGCGACGACGACATCTTCATGCTGACGCTCACCGCGGGCACCACCCTGGTCGTCGACGTCGAGACCGTGAACAGCGGTGAGCCCGACACCATGCTCGCCGTCTACGACAGCGCCGGAAACCAGGTCGCCTTCAACGACGACTTCACCGGCCGCGAGTCCCGGCTCGAGTTCACGCCCTCCGCCGACGGCACCTACTACGTGCTGGTCACCGCCTGGGACGGCGACGCCGGCGGCAGCACCACCGGCAACTACGTCCTGAGCCTGACCCAGCTCGACGTGCCCTAG
- a CDS encoding ribonuclease HII — protein sequence MLEREFWRQGLRVAGVDEAGRGALAGPVVAAAVVLAPGRHPYRDSKRLTPRRREQLLDHLQRHALAWGVGACSAAEVDRLGVLRATHCAAQRALARLRIAPQALVTDYLFLETELPLLAPARAEAQSPSVAAASILAKVVRDRIMVGLHRRYPGYGFARHKGYGTAEHLACLARLGPCPQHRRRFAPVAQAGLWDPP from the coding sequence GTGCTTGAGCGGGAGTTCTGGCGCCAGGGCCTCAGGGTCGCCGGGGTCGACGAAGCCGGCCGCGGGGCGCTCGCCGGCCCCGTCGTAGCCGCCGCGGTGGTGCTCGCCCCGGGGCGGCACCCCTACCGCGACTCGAAGCGGCTGACGCCGCGGCGGCGCGAGCAGCTGCTCGACCACCTGCAGCGGCACGCGCTGGCCTGGGGGGTGGGTGCCTGCAGCGCGGCCGAGGTGGATCGGCTCGGGGTGCTGCGCGCCACCCACTGCGCCGCCCAGCGGGCGCTGGCCCGTCTGCGCATCGCGCCCCAGGCGCTCGTCACCGACTACCTCTTCCTGGAGACCGAACTTCCGCTGCTGGCCCCCGCCCGCGCCGAGGCGCAAAGCCCCAGCGTGGCGGCCGCCTCCATCCTCGCCAAGGTGGTGCGCGACCGGATCATGGTCGGCCTGCACCGCCGCTACCCCGGCTACGGCTTCGCACGGCACAAGGGCTACGGCACCGCCGAACACCTCGCCTGTCTGGCGCGGCTGGGCCCCTGCCCCCAGCACCGCCGCCGCTTCGCTCCGGTGGCCCAGGCGGGTTTGTGGGATCCGCCTTAA
- a CDS encoding TIGR00730 family Rossman fold protein, which translates to MVNERGVIDRLHYTDSWRLFRILAEFVDGFELLSGIEVPLVSVFGSARFGPDHPSYALGEELGRELAKAGFGVVTGGGPGIMEAVNKGAYEAGGVSVGLNIELPHEQHPNHYQTHSLQFRYFFVRKVMFVRYAVGFVVLPGGFGTLDELTEVLVLLQTGKVHPFPLFAMDRGYWRGLEAWIHDTLAERQAVGPQDPGLLRLADRPEEVIEVFRKELEERSRA; encoded by the coding sequence ATGGTCAACGAACGCGGGGTCATCGACCGGCTGCACTACACGGATTCCTGGCGCCTCTTCCGTATCCTCGCGGAGTTCGTGGACGGCTTCGAGCTGCTCTCGGGGATCGAGGTGCCGCTGGTCTCGGTCTTCGGATCGGCGCGCTTCGGCCCCGACCACCCCTCGTACGCGCTGGGGGAGGAGCTGGGGCGCGAGCTCGCCAAGGCCGGCTTCGGGGTGGTCACCGGGGGCGGCCCCGGCATCATGGAGGCGGTCAACAAGGGGGCGTACGAAGCCGGAGGGGTGTCCGTGGGGCTGAACATCGAGCTGCCGCACGAGCAGCACCCCAACCACTACCAGACCCACAGCCTGCAGTTCCGCTATTTTTTCGTGCGCAAGGTGATGTTCGTGCGCTACGCGGTGGGTTTCGTGGTGCTTCCGGGTGGGTTCGGAACCCTCGACGAGCTCACCGAAGTGCTCGTCCTGCTGCAGACGGGCAAGGTGCACCCCTTCCCCCTCTTCGCCATGGACCGCGGTTACTGGCGGGGGCTCGAGGCCTGGATCCACGACACGCTGGCCGAACGCCAGGCCGTGGGCCCGCAGGATCCCGGCCTGCTGCGGCTCGCCGACCGCCCCGAAGAGGTCATCGAGGTCTTCAGGAAGGAGCTCGAAGAGCGCAGCCGTGCTTGA
- a CDS encoding TRAP transporter large permease translates to MNPDLLGPLMFAAAFVFIFTGFPVAFSLAGTALVFMLIGISHDIMSFNLMSALPERIFAIYENYTLLAVPFFIFMGTMLERSGLAENLLRTMGILFGPLRGGLAISVVVVGTLLAAATGVVGATVVAMGLISLPVMLRYGYSKELATGVIAASGTLGQVIPPSIVLIVLADQLQVSVGDLFVGSLIPGLSLSAMYILYVVAVALFKPKAAPALPPEERDLHGWQLFKEVMLVMMPPLVLILLVLGSIFAGLATPTEAGAFGALGAIFLAMLYRSFNLKALVDTMDATAKLTSMVMLILVGSTAFSLVFRGLYGDIWVEDLLLNLPGAEVGFLITVNLIIFILGFFIDFFEIAFIIIPLVAGPAATLLAPLFPEALEPTRLALVWFGIMIGMNLQTSFLTPPFGFSLFYLRGVSPPEVSTMHIYRGAVPFIAIQIIGLTLMIVFPHIATWLLTVTSSGY, encoded by the coding sequence ATGAACCCCGATCTTCTTGGCCCCTTGATGTTCGCCGCGGCCTTCGTCTTCATCTTCACCGGTTTCCCCGTGGCGTTCTCGTTGGCGGGCACCGCGCTCGTCTTCATGCTGATCGGCATCTCGCACGACATCATGAGCTTCAACCTGATGTCGGCGCTGCCCGAACGCATCTTCGCGATCTACGAGAACTACACCCTCCTGGCCGTGCCCTTCTTCATCTTCATGGGCACGATGCTCGAGCGCTCCGGGCTCGCCGAGAACCTGCTGCGTACGATGGGCATCCTCTTCGGCCCGCTGCGCGGCGGGCTCGCCATCAGCGTGGTCGTGGTGGGCACCCTGCTCGCCGCGGCGACCGGCGTGGTCGGCGCCACCGTGGTGGCCATGGGGTTGATCAGCCTGCCGGTGATGCTGCGCTACGGCTACTCCAAGGAGCTGGCCACCGGGGTGATCGCCGCCTCGGGGACGCTGGGGCAGGTGATCCCGCCCTCGATCGTGCTCATCGTGCTCGCCGACCAGCTGCAGGTCTCGGTGGGCGACCTCTTCGTGGGCTCGCTCATCCCGGGCCTCAGCCTCTCGGCGATGTACATCCTCTACGTGGTGGCCGTGGCCCTCTTCAAGCCGAAGGCCGCGCCCGCGCTGCCGCCCGAGGAGCGCGACCTTCACGGCTGGCAGTTGTTCAAGGAAGTCATGCTGGTGATGATGCCGCCGCTGGTGCTGATCCTGTTGGTGCTGGGCAGCATCTTCGCCGGGCTGGCCACGCCCACCGAGGCCGGCGCCTTCGGCGCCCTGGGCGCCATCTTCCTGGCCATGCTCTACCGCAGCTTCAACCTCAAGGCCCTCGTCGACACCATGGACGCCACGGCCAAGCTTACCAGCATGGTGATGCTGATCCTGGTGGGCTCCACGGCCTTCTCGCTCGTCTTCCGCGGCCTCTACGGCGACATCTGGGTCGAGGACCTGCTCCTCAACCTGCCCGGGGCCGAGGTGGGCTTCTTGATCACCGTCAACCTGATCATCTTCATCCTCGGCTTCTTCATCGACTTCTTCGAGATCGCCTTCATCATCATTCCGCTGGTGGCGGGGCCCGCGGCCACGCTGCTCGCGCCGCTCTTCCCGGAGGCGCTCGAGCCCACCCGCCTGGCGCTCGTCTGGTTCGGGATCATGATCGGCATGAACCTGCAAACCTCGTTCCTGACGCCGCCCTTCGGGTTCTCGCTCTTCTACCTGCGCGGGGTCTCGCCCCCCGAGGTCTCGACGATGCACATCTACCGCGGCGCGGTGCCGTTCATCGCCATCCAGATCATCGGCCTCACCCTGATGATCGTCTTCCCGCACATCGCCACCTGGCTGCTCACGGTGACCTCTTCGGGCTACTAG
- a CDS encoding TRAP transporter substrate-binding protein, with protein sequence MKRRDFMKKAAAGVAASTVFGPVFAQTKKKIRWRMATSWPKALDTIYGGAETIADRVRAMTDGNFDIRVYAGGEIVHGLKVVDAVQQGTVQAGHTAGYYYIGKHPAFAFATALPFGLNFRQQNAWLYDGNGNKLLNELFADFNMIGFPAGNTGVQMGGWFRKEINSVADLKGLKMRIPGLGGKVMARLGVTVQVLAGGEIYPALERGAIDATEWVGPYDDEKQGFYKVAKYYYYPGWWEPGPTLHTFVNLKAWNDLPKEYQQIYMTAAAEANQQMMVDYDFKNPPAFKRLLAKGVKLRRFSNEIMDAARKEAFALFDELASSDKFYEKVYTDWKAFREDIYRWYGTAESAYLQYVASRS encoded by the coding sequence ATGAAACGTCGTGATTTTATGAAGAAGGCAGCGGCCGGCGTCGCTGCGAGCACCGTCTTCGGTCCGGTCTTCGCCCAGACCAAGAAGAAGATCCGCTGGCGCATGGCCACCAGCTGGCCCAAGGCGCTGGACACCATTTACGGCGGCGCGGAAACGATCGCCGACCGCGTGCGCGCGATGACCGACGGCAACTTCGACATCCGCGTTTACGCAGGCGGCGAGATCGTGCACGGCCTCAAGGTCGTGGACGCCGTCCAGCAGGGCACCGTGCAGGCGGGCCACACCGCCGGGTACTACTACATCGGCAAGCACCCGGCCTTCGCCTTCGCCACCGCGCTGCCCTTCGGCCTCAACTTCCGTCAGCAGAACGCCTGGCTCTACGACGGCAACGGGAACAAGCTGCTCAACGAGCTCTTCGCCGACTTCAACATGATCGGCTTCCCCGCCGGCAACACCGGCGTGCAGATGGGCGGTTGGTTCCGTAAGGAGATCAACAGCGTCGCCGACCTCAAGGGCCTCAAGATGCGCATCCCCGGCCTGGGCGGCAAGGTGATGGCGCGCCTGGGCGTGACCGTGCAGGTGCTCGCGGGCGGCGAGATCTACCCCGCGCTCGAGCGCGGCGCCATCGACGCCACCGAGTGGGTCGGCCCCTACGACGACGAGAAGCAGGGCTTCTACAAGGTCGCCAAGTACTACTACTACCCCGGGTGGTGGGAGCCGGGCCCCACGCTGCACACCTTCGTCAACCTCAAGGCCTGGAACGACCTGCCGAAGGAGTACCAGCAGATCTACATGACCGCGGCCGCCGAGGCCAACCAGCAGATGATGGTCGACTACGACTTCAAGAACCCGCCGGCCTTCAAGCGTCTGCTGGCCAAGGGCGTGAAGCTGCGCCGCTTCTCCAACGAGATCATGGACGCGGCCCGCAAGGAAGCCTTCGCCCTCTTCGACGAGCTGGCCTCCTCCGACAAGTTCTACGAGAAGGTCTACACCGACTGGAAGGCCTTCCGCGAGGACATCTACCGCTGGTACGGCACCGCCGAATCCGCCTACCTGCAGTACGTCGCTTCGCGCTCCTAG